Proteins from a single region of Acidobacteriota bacterium:
- a CDS encoding MogA/MoaB family molybdenum cofactor biosynthesis protein, with protein sequence MKTPSTSAAVLTISDSTHRGERKDLSGPAVAALLKKKGFAVVTTGAVSDDQPKIEHALRRLAAKAQLVVTTGGTGIAARDVTPEATRAVCERIVEGMAERMRAQGAKQTKFAALSRGVCGTLGRSLIVNLPGNPKAAQHSLAAVIDLVPHALE encoded by the coding sequence TTGAAAACCCCTTCCACTTCCGCCGCCGTCCTCACCATCTCCGACTCTACCCATCGCGGCGAGCGCAAAGACCTTTCCGGGCCGGCGGTCGCGGCGCTCCTCAAGAAAAAAGGGTTTGCCGTGGTCACCACCGGCGCGGTCTCTGACGACCAGCCGAAGATCGAGCACGCGCTGCGCCGCCTGGCGGCAAAGGCGCAACTGGTGGTCACGACGGGCGGCACCGGCATCGCCGCGCGCGACGTCACGCCGGAAGCCACGCGGGCCGTCTGTGAGCGCATCGTCGAAGGCATGGCCGAGCGCATGCGCGCGCAAGGCGCGAAGCAGACGAAGTTTGCCGCACTCAGCCGCGGCGTCTGCGGTACCCTCGGCCGGTCGCTCATCGTGAACTTGCCGGGAAATCCCAAGGCAGCGCAGCACTCGCTCGCCGCCGTCATCGACCTGGTGCCGCACGCCCTCGAGC